Proteins encoded in a region of the Halothiobacillus diazotrophicus genome:
- a CDS encoding thioesterase family protein, with the protein MKKTLKPGIAYEHRFTVPTSKTVPALYPESAEFTAMPEVFATGFLVGLLEWACIKAINPHLDWPEEQTVGTHIDVSHEAATPPGLEVTVTVELIEVVGRKLVFAVMAHDGVDCISTGRHERFVINRQKFDAKVETKKRPAQR; encoded by the coding sequence ATGAAAAAAACCCTCAAACCCGGCATCGCCTACGAACACCGATTCACGGTGCCAACCAGCAAAACCGTACCCGCCCTCTATCCGGAATCGGCGGAATTCACCGCCATGCCCGAAGTGTTCGCCACTGGATTTCTGGTAGGCCTGCTCGAGTGGGCGTGCATCAAGGCCATCAACCCGCACCTGGACTGGCCGGAAGAACAGACGGTCGGCACCCATATCGACGTGAGTCATGAGGCCGCGACCCCGCCGGGTCTGGAAGTCACCGTTACGGTGGAATTGATCGAGGTGGTGGGGCGAAAGTTGGTGTTCGCGGTAATGGCACACGATGGCGTCGATTGCATTTCAACAGGCCGGCACGAGCGCTTTGTGATCAACCGACAAAAGTTCGATGCGAAGGTTGAGACAAAGAAACGCCCAGCCCAACGGTGA
- a CDS encoding dienelactone hydrolase family protein: MAQFSEMPLPYTDGETQYIGLLMRDETRAPTALVVLLPDWRGQSTLARDHAAPLLEQGCAVVIADLYGEGFSPSDPAQVGPMIKRLLDHRHEGAAALRACVEAVRRQFGPDRPIFCLGYSAGGMIALDYGRTGADVAGIIVCSGLIKTAAPDMSTRIKAPVLLLQGTQDMVSPMNVILALSEEMDDAGNDFRLSLYGQTHHAFDNPEAGTDPTARLVYSPTAAAEARQAILTFIAAHRA, translated from the coding sequence ATGGCTCAGTTTTCCGAAATGCCGCTGCCGTACACGGATGGCGAAACGCAATACATTGGCCTGCTGATGCGGGACGAGACACGGGCACCGACGGCACTGGTCGTGCTGCTGCCGGATTGGCGGGGCCAGAGCACCCTGGCGCGGGATCATGCGGCCCCGTTGCTGGAACAGGGCTGCGCGGTGGTGATCGCGGATCTCTACGGCGAGGGGTTCAGCCCAAGCGATCCGGCTCAGGTTGGCCCGATGATCAAACGGCTATTGGATCACCGCCATGAGGGCGCAGCGGCGCTGCGCGCCTGCGTGGAGGCCGTCCGGCGCCAGTTCGGCCCGGATCGACCTATCTTCTGCCTGGGCTACAGCGCGGGTGGCATGATCGCCCTGGATTACGGCCGGACCGGGGCGGACGTGGCAGGCATCATCGTCTGTTCCGGCCTGATCAAGACTGCCGCCCCGGACATGTCCACGCGGATCAAGGCGCCGGTTCTGCTGCTGCAAGGCACCCAGGACATGGTGTCGCCCATGAACGTGATACTCGCCCTGAGCGAGGAAATGGACGATGCCGGCAATGATTTCCGTCTGTCGCTCTATGGCCAGACCCACCACGCGTTCGACAACCCGGAAGCGGGTACGGACCCGACCGCTCGGCTGGTCTACTCGCCGACGGCTGCGGCGGAAGCCCGGCAGGCGATCCTCACGTTTATCGCGGCGCACCGGGCGTGA